Part of the Elgaria multicarinata webbii isolate HBS135686 ecotype San Diego chromosome 5, rElgMul1.1.pri, whole genome shotgun sequence genome, AGGTGATCCTTAAAAGCCAGTGGTACATAGTGCATCCTGGCCATGTGGAGGGTGattatatggtagggtgaccatatttgggaaaccaaaaaagaggacacctagtgtgtgtggggggaggcagctttctgagtcctgcaaaaagtacgttattcccccgccaccttaaagaacccgattggagtggaggaggggaaaggatttcattctgtaccaccaccatccactccaatgggggcctttcctataatgtccacgaatgacccactttcccctttaagacctcaattggagctcggggtgggggaatgatgtgcctcaagaaagcatgtcactccctcctgccatgctaatggcagccttaaaggggaaggtgtgtcattccaggacattattgaaaattatagaaaatcccccctgacaccatggaaagaacaaaaaccaggacaaatccggggaaatcctgacagttgggaTCCTCACCCTATTATATGGAAAATCCTCACCCTATTATATGGAAAATCCTCACCCTATTATATGgtcaggaggacagggctcctgtatctgaaaagggaatttcatcaggtgtcatttgtatgcacgcagcacctggtggaattctctctccatcacaacagtgaaatctgcaggagccctgccctcttgaccagatagaaaagagggcagggctcctgcagctttaactgttgtgatatagagggaatttcaccaggtgctgcatgcatacaaatgacacctgatgaaattcccttttcatcacaacagttaaagctgcaggagccctgccctcttttctatctggtgaAGAGGGTCAACTTAATGGGGTGCTCTGAATCCATCGAGGACATTGATTCTGAGCTtggtgggggatcagatctgtctccctttcTTGTAGGCAGGCCTtttactctcttttccctctgatCAGCCTGTGGTCAAGAAATGTGCTCAAGCATTTACAAGGCAGACACGTGGTTTCAATCGAAGAAAACCCTTGCTCGGTAAGTTCATAGCGCTACACCGGCATTGCATACTGCTTATCTCTGATTTTTGGAAGTGGGATAAAGGGGGACACATGTGTGGGACGTCCTGAAAGTTGACAACGTCATGGGAAGGACCCCCCAACTTCAataagtgaccaatcacgagggtgcaataaatcacttttgCAGAGATAccccaagtctgatttaaaggtaTAGGACACTGTCTAATACTGCCGACGTGTTAGCTGGACCTTCTGCTAACGCAGTGAGAGCCTGGTGTTTCCTAAAGCAATCCGAAATGAGTGGAAGGGCTCATTTCCAGAAAGGCACAGATCAGCGGAGTTTGTAGAAGGGAGGTCTGtttgtaagggtaaggtgagggttaattagaccttgggactggcatgtcttttaatttgtgaattttatggttccgtaggaagggagataagaaccaggcagctgtatgagggagaagactggagccaagacgattgtaactgtccgcttgtccttgagtgattaaccatcccgggcagaggtgtgaagacactccacgcatcaaagctgaagggaggggggaaggagtgaaaagaatagtataaagacatccctgtgaagggaacagggggtcgtcggctgagttcggtctggggtgacgtatgaaatagtagttttagtttttagcttgcttgcactgggttcttatacatttatgcatgattttatagttttattctgctaatcccatgtattcctacccttttcctaataaatggtcttaaacctcgttttgtgagccgtgagtgtctgtgcctggggatccgtgctaaatccagtcaagaagccagctggttgctgggcgctcttcctttacactgTTGACCAATCCTATTCCAGCAATGAGTGTTTCTGGTAATTTCTGAAGTTGCTTTCAGAACTTCTAATTCCCCACTGCACAAGCGGTTCGTCCAGGGAGTCCAACAAAGCCAGCAGAAGCCGAGtggcaacattggatactgcccaaagaacTCTAAAGGGGAAGAGCAGAGGCTCCGAAcatgcccatccacagttaacaGCTGGACAGCAGGTGTTACACAGATCCCTTTATGGGTCCAAGCGCTGGGAACAGAGGCGTATGAGGAATGGAATAGGAGTGAAACTTAGGTTCACAAGTAGGCCAGGTTTTTTCTCAAGAGTAGGAAGTTTTTGCTGCCTAGAGTCTGAGATGCAGAAAGTCATATTGACAAAGCTGTGGTCGAATTGTAGAACAAAGAACCACTATGAGAATTAGTTACGATGTACTGTATGTATTGTTACTCCCTTAAGCTAACAGCTCCATGAGTCCGGAATATTCCCCTGTATCCTGATAAGGCCCGGAGTGACATCAGCTGCCTAGAATGATGGGAAATTACTGTTTTGACAAGTTTCTGCCCACCAAATATGTCTTTTACCAATCCAGAACCAAATTTCTactgaaaagaaggaaaaaagactaTCAGAACGCAGGAAAATTTAGGGAAGTCAGTAAATCAAAATGTGAATGTGAACCCTAAGGGAAAGAATTTATTcatgtgtttttttccctttttgcatAGCTCCACGTTTTGCTAACAGACTTTTTCtagtttttaacatttctttctttctacaaatCGTTTATGTCTTAATGTTTCCTGTGTGGcatattttcatttgtttaacaagATGAAGAGCTTTTCCTgctaaagttttaaaatatattttcaaatataCTGAAGATTTAAATAGCCTAAATAGCCAATTCTCTCTCCCATGGGGGCAAAGTCTacaccagtagtgtggctcctgcgttttatataccgctttcatagtggaatatcctgcttggtgtagatgagccctctgactTTGCCCCCATGGGAGAGAGAATTGGCTATTTAGGCTATTTAAATCTTCAGtatatttgaaaatatattttaaaactttagcAGGAAAAACCCTTCAAATTgttatatactagggtgaccatatttgggaaaccaaaaaagaggacacctagtgtgtgtgtggggaaacagctttctgagtcctgcagaaagtacgttattcccccaccaccttaaagaacccgattggagtggaggaggggaaaggatttcattctgcaccaccaccatctactccaattggggccttttctataatgtccacgaatgacccactttcccctttaagacctcaattggagctcgcggtgggggaatgatgtgcctcaagaaagcatgtcactccctcctgccatgctaatggcagccttaaaggggaaggtgtgtcattccaggacattattgaaaattatagaaaatcccccctgacaccatggaaagaacaaaaaccaggacaaatccggggaaatcttgacagttggtcaccctattatagactttttatataccgctttcatagtggaatatcctgcttggtgtagatcagcccagaACCTCATTTTCAGCAAGTTGAAGAGGCACGCACACAGGTAagttggtcacagtcttctctgctatgaaattgtatttctgtttaaattacgaTCATGAGTTCTACATTTGCATTATCCTATGCAACTTTTATCCcaatctgtatcctcttttgccctctgttTTGGCAGTACATAAGCGGCCCACTGCCCAGATCAGGTCACTCTGATTAGCTGTTCCTCTTCAAACCTCTCTGTTAGCTAGATAATATTAGAAATAGGGGCAGAACCCAGGATGTTCTGGGGCTTTCAGAGTGTGCGGTCTGCCATTGAGATATGGCCTCTCTCCTGTTGGTAGAGCAGAAGGAATAACATTCCATTAACTGCTGCCATTCCTGGCACTAGTCTGGTGGCCCCAATGTTAGTGGGACggcgaatccgctccaggtttcagtcagaaccagttcagaacactaaaggagctatccaaggtatggaGCAACTTGAATCGCTCCTTTaaagttttgactggttctgattgaaacccgaactggattcactgcctcactgacatgggtgccaccagcctccactgctctgagCCAGTAATAGTGGCTTTGATAATTCTGCAAATATTGGGGGGACAGGGGCGAAGAGGCATCCAATGTCAAGGCGGAAACCCCTCCCTTCCAATTGCAGGTACTTCCCCCAAGGCTATGCAAGTCACCTGGAATTATAAAATGGCTAATAAATCGAACAACTAGGAGAAACCTAACAACAATCATAATATTAGATAATagaataagatgatgatgatgatgatgatgatgatgatgatgatgatgatgatgatgataagaaagCCTTTCTGGAGAGTGAGAGACGATGGccacaatttaaagaaaaaaatgcatattaggaTGTTTCTTGAACTCATGACCAATTGCCGTGTGTAGGGGTTGTATTGTAAACAGAGGATATTCACACATTGGGTAATGGAGTATGTACATATCTGTTAcctactttttaaactttttctgGGTCCATGAAAAGTGATGATCTGTGCTCATttttagggtcaaactacactcTAGCCAGAAGGACTCAGGTCTCTGCCAATCATCTAAGGAATGGCTCaagagacatggtagcactcttcaaggatttgaaaggttgtcacacagaggagggccaggatctcttctcgatcttcccagagcgcaggacatggaataatgggctcaggttacaggaagccaggaaatcatcaggaaaaacttcccgactgttagagcagtacgacaatggaaccagtgacctagggaggttgtgggctgtcccatacaagaggcattcaagattcagctggacaaccatctatcagggatgctttaatgtggatttgtgcattgagcaggaagttggactcaatagccttatagtccccttccaactctactgttctataattctatgattctatgaatagcgcAGGAGAGGTGTGATCTGTCATGGGGGAGATACAGCAGAAGAAGGGTTGTCTCACCTTtccaccacccatgttcccctcccTTCACTCTGCTGCCCCCATCTATTGCAAACACATCTGGGAACTGAGGGGAGAATGCCAGGAGAAATGAGGGAACTGCAGCGCACGAAAGGTCATAGGTTCAATGCCCACCCTCTCCCACTGGAAGGatcactgccagtcagaatacCGGGCTAAATGGACAAATACACTGacccagtgtaaggcagcttctaatgtctcttgcgaatcttcctctccctccttggCTCTCAGATGTTTGGAGGAGACCCAGATTTTCAGACTGAGGTCGTTGCCAAATGTCCCGTCTGGCTTGATAGGCAGCCTGCAACGAGCTGCCTCTCCAGTCTCGAGAACATCAGCAGAACGGTGGCGCGAACCAGTTTCACAAACTGAGGGGACAAATTATGAAACCATCTTGGCTGCCTTCACAGCCTTGGCTCGGATCCCCCACCAGCCGGGCGAGCGTCTTGCCAAAAGGTATTAAGAGACTCGCATTCAGTGCcagcatctctctttctctcgttaACCCAAAGATAACATGAGCCCTTGAACTCCTAGTTGATGGCAAGTTGCTAATATAGGCAAAAGTATCTGGGAATGAATCTGGACTGTAAATAAAATCACAGGGAAGTCACTGCCTGCATCTTGACATTCAGAGGAACCTGGTGTTGAGTAGTTGGAAAAGGAGTGTTTATAGTTGGCATGGAACCATCCCAATGATATTCTCCAACCTTGGCCAAGATTGGTTCTTGTTGTATAAATTGACAGGAGCTAGGCTGGAAGTGATGCCTGCTCACAGCTAACCTAGCTAGTCTTTCATACAGTCCTGCTGGGACTTTGAAAAAGAAGCAGACTTCAGGCCCGAAGAATCTCTCTCCCCATCACCATGGAAAGATACTGCTCTGCTGTCCGCAAGATGGAGCAAACAGTGATGTTTCCTAGCCTTCTCCAAGGGGTCTCCTTGGAAGACCAGGACAACACATTTGAGGCCAACTCTTGTGATGGCAATTCCGGGGACAGAGACTTGTATGAATATTTCACCCTCCTCAAATCCATCAAGCTGATGGCCGAGAGCGGCCTGGTCCCTCTCAGCGAAAAGAATTCCAGCGTCAGAGAAGAGGAGGACGAAGAGGAGGCTGATCTTGAAGGACTCTTCCATTATCATGTCTCTGGCTTGCGCCATGTTCTCACGCAGTTGACGACAAAAGCAAACACAGTTACTTCCAAATACAATGAAATCATGGGGCAGATCAACCAGAACAAAATCTCTCTCCGGTGGTGAAACACACATGGAGAACAGAAAAGGTGAGTTGTTTACTGACTGGATCCTTCGATTTCCCACCCGGCTCTTGTAATCCACCTCCTGTAGAAACTGGTGTGATAAATGTTATTTTGCACCACCGTAGTGtctaatttaaagaaaaaaacttcttagctcttccttccttcctgggtaATTTGTATGGGAGAGATGCTGAAATATATAGCCTATCGTTCTCTGTCTTGGAGgaccttctcaatggtggccccctgattatggaatgagctccccactcaggcctgCCTGCAcctacattgtcatcttttcggcaccagattaagactgccctctactccagGCATGTAATGGCATTTAGTAGCATAAGATGGGGGATTTATGTCAGTCATCTTAACAGGTCTAGCATTTTATTGAAACtggttttagctgtctaaattgttttacattttgtatatgtaaaaTTTTAGGCAGGAttttacatgttgttgttgtattttattattttatgaatttttgtaaactgcccagagagctttggctagcggacggtataaaaatgaaaatagtgaTATAATTGGAAGATTCATTGTTCAATTCCATAAAAGACTGGTGAGGCTTGGGACCTCTGTATATTCTCAGAGGCACTCTCTCTTCTGCCATTGCTTCTTATATTGCAGGGGTTAATCTTGGAACTGAAAATATTTATTCAGAATATTTTTTCTTTGGAAAGCTTAGAGGAAGGTTTCTAGTCGTGCTCCCATGCAGACACCGAAGAATCACTTTGCTTCAGCAGTGTTATAGCCCTGAGTGCTTACAGATCCTTCTCTAGGcaaccctttcccaacctggtgccctccagatgttttggactacatctctcatcattcccaacacagggcaccagtttggagaaggctagtcatgctagctaggaatgataggagttgtagtccaacacatctggagggtgccaggttggggaaggttgctcttaAGCTAATATGTTTCTTATGGTGAGCCATGGTAAACCTCCATTTAAATTAGGCTCCAATCCCTTAGGCTAAGACCTGTTTTGTTATCAATTTTACAGGACTCGCTGCATTTCACAACCTGGACCAGGTGTACGACTTGATGGTCCTATACCTGGGAAGGAGCCCAGAGACCTCAGATTCAGTGTCCATCTCACGGAATCAGAGTGAGATGAACTATACTTGTGGTCCAAAGCcttacctgatggaatgcctctcccgacatgaacctacccgtacactacgctcaacatctaaggtcctcctccgagtgcctactccaaaggaagcttggaagatggcaacaagggagagggctttttcagtggtggcccccaattatggcatTATctcgacgaggctcgcctggcaccaacattgttatcctttcggtgccaagacttttctcttctccca contains:
- the LOC134399771 gene encoding thyroid hormone-inducible hepatic protein-like codes for the protein MERYCSAVRKMEQTVMFPSLLQGVSLEDQDNTFEANSCDGNSGDRDLYEYFTLLKSIKLMAESGLVPLSEKNSSVREEEDEEEADLEGLFHYHVSGLRHVLTQLTTKANTVTSKYNEIMGQINQNKISLRW